In one Diabrotica virgifera virgifera chromosome 5, PGI_DIABVI_V3a genomic region, the following are encoded:
- the LOC114342802 gene encoding general transcription factor II-I repeat domain-containing protein 2-like — MSSAKKRKIFEENRTSQRKLENQYFFIELKGKPQCIICYQVLAVSKEYNISRHYETQHKTKYDKYQGEARNTLVKELKAKLNKQKSLFTKPTAVQSPSLAASYEVCLELVKSKKAKVK; from the coding sequence ATGAGTAGTGCCAAAAAACGCAAAATTTTCGAAGAGAATCGTACGTCCCAACGAAAATTGGAAAATCAATATTTCTTCATCGAATTAAAAGGCAAACCTCAGTGCATTATTTGTTATCAAGTACTCGCGGTATCAAAAGAATACAATATTAGTAGGCATTATGAAACCCAGCATAAAACAAAATACGACAAATATCAAGGTGAAGCTCGCAATACTCTTGTAAAAGAACTTAAAGCTAAATTGAATAAACAAAAATCTCTATTTACAAAACCGACAGCTGTTCAATCACCAAGCTTAGCAGCATCATATGAAGTATGTTTAGAGCTTGTCAAAAGTAAAAAAGCAAAAGTAAAATAA